From one Flavobacterium kingsejongi genomic stretch:
- a CDS encoding OmpA family protein: protein MKHLNKLFAAMFLVAGLSSQAQDSDNPWAVSFGANAVDTRVQNAPTSFSGAFSNYFNAKDHWNILPSVSYLNVSRYVGSGFTVGVTGSVNKIDKLVSYAANPGVTGSIYDITNPGDLTYYAADAVIRYSFMEAIGSKVIDPSIHVGGGYTWMGDVYNGGTANGGLGLTFWFTENVGLSLQSTYKHSFERTDVPSHMQHFAGLTFKFGGKDTDGDGIYDKDDACPDVPGLKEFQGCPDTDGDGIPDKDDACPEVAGLKEFQGCPDTDGDGVPDKDDACPEVAGLKELQGCPDSDGDGIADKDDKCPNEKGPRENNGCPWVDTDGDGVLDKDDKCPTVKGTVANNGCPEVTEVVMKKLNEFSKTILFDSGRASIKKESFETLNSIAEIMKEFPNSNFRIEGHTDSDGSDALNLKLSKERAASVREYLVTRGLETSRLTSEGYGESKPIASNKTKAGKAKNRRVEVVLVK, encoded by the coding sequence ATGAAACATCTTAACAAACTTTTTGCTGCTATGTTCTTAGTAGCTGGGCTTAGTTCCCAGGCTCAGGACAGCGACAACCCGTGGGCAGTATCTTTTGGTGCCAACGCTGTTGACACCCGAGTTCAGAACGCACCGACATCTTTTAGCGGAGCATTTTCTAATTATTTTAATGCTAAAGACCACTGGAACATCCTTCCTTCCGTTTCTTATCTAAATGTGTCTAGATACGTAGGTAGTGGTTTTACTGTAGGTGTTACTGGATCTGTCAACAAAATTGATAAATTGGTATCTTACGCTGCTAACCCTGGTGTAACCGGTTCTATCTATGACATTACAAATCCTGGTGATTTGACTTATTATGCTGCTGATGCTGTAATCCGTTACAGTTTCATGGAAGCTATCGGATCTAAAGTAATTGACCCTTCTATTCACGTAGGTGGAGGTTATACTTGGATGGGTGATGTTTATAATGGAGGTACTGCAAATGGAGGACTTGGATTAACTTTCTGGTTCACTGAGAATGTAGGTCTTTCATTACAATCTACTTACAAACATTCATTTGAAAGAACTGACGTTCCTTCTCACATGCAACATTTCGCTGGTCTTACTTTCAAATTCGGAGGTAAAGATACAGACGGTGACGGTATCTACGATAAAGATGATGCTTGTCCAGATGTTCCAGGTTTAAAAGAATTCCAAGGTTGTCCTGATACTGACGGTGACGGAATTCCAGACAAAGATGATGCTTGTCCAGAAGTTGCTGGTTTAAAAGAATTCCAAGGATGTCCTGATACAGACGGTGACGGTGTTCCAGACAAAGATGATGCTTGTCCAGAAGTTGCAGGTCTAAAAGAATTACAAGGTTGTCCAGATTCTGACGGAGATGGTATCGCTGATAAAGACGATAAATGTCCTAACGAAAAAGGTCCAAGAGAAAACAACGGTTGTCCATGGGTTGATACTGATGGAGACGGTGTACTTGACAAAGATGACAAATGTCCTACAGTGAAAGGAACTGTTGCTAACAACGGTTGTCCTGAAGTAACTGAAGTAGTTATGAAAAAATTGAACGAATTCTCTAAAACAATCTTATTCGATTCTGGAAGAGCTTCAATCAAAAAAGAATCTTTCGAAACATTGAATTCTATTGCAGAAATCATGAAAGAATTCCCTAACTCTAACTTCAGAATTGAAGGTCATACAGATAGCGACGGAAGCGATGCTTTAAACTTGAAATTATCTAAAGAAAGAGCGGCTTCAGTTAGAGAATACTTAGTAACAAGAGGATTAGAAACTTCAAGATTAACTTCTGAAGGTTATGGAGAATCTAAACCAATTGCTTCTAACAAAACTAAAGCTGGTAAAGCTAAAAACAGAAGAGTAGAAGTTGTTTTAGTAAAATAA